One genomic window of Mercenaria mercenaria strain notata chromosome 2, MADL_Memer_1, whole genome shotgun sequence includes the following:
- the LOC128549488 gene encoding neurogenin-1-like, whose translation MEYTIAEILPFSVNGTDEVVKQNFEIQASTAKQTSRVCLNSLSDCDETESLSSFILTDSDVTPGVTPNTPVSPTSKCESTHFTFTNITSLPTDVKLTSVDNPLHKRVLPTRRKRHEPPTKDVLRKRRVAANARERRRMESLNVAFDKLRSVIPSFGDDTKLSKYETLQMAQTYIAALKDLL comes from the coding sequence ATGGAATATACTATTGCTGAAATACTACCGTTCTCAGTGAATGGAACTGACGAAGTGgtcaaacaaaactttgaaattcaGGCGAGCACTGCCAAACAAACATCTCGGGTATGCTTAAACAGTTTAAGTGATTGCGATGAAACCGAATCATTAAGTTCCTTCATATTAACGGACAGTGATGTAACGCCTGGAGTGACGCCAAATACGCCTGTCAGTCCAACGTCAAAATGTGAGTCCACACATTTTACGTTTACAAACATTACGTCATTGCCCACAGATGTTAAATTGACGTCAGTAGATAATCCGCTTCATAAAAGAGTTCTTCCAACACGACGTAAACGTCATGAACCACCAACAAAAGACGTATTACGTAAAAGAAGAGTTGCAGCTAACGCCAGGGAGAGACGGAGGATGGAGAGCTTAAATGTTGCATTTGACAAACTGAGATCTGTTATTCCTTCGTTTGGAGATgacacaaaactttcaaaatacgAGACTTTACAGATGGCTCAAACATATATCGCTGCTCTCAAAGACTTGTTGTGA